The nucleotide sequence GAGTAGGAGATTCAGGATTGGTAATGTTATTTATACTAACGATCGTATGTTCCTGTGTCCTTGCCTATATGAGCAGTCGGTTTAAATTCGTCCATTTGTTCGGCGGAGTCTTCATCAGACAAAAGCAGAGAAAAGAAATTGATATAGCGGTAGATTATCCAAATTGAGAACTTATTGTAGATTATTGCGAATTTCTAACTGGGCACCGTAAAACACCAAAGGTAAACGAACTTTGAATAAACATCTAGGAAAATCCCTTTCCTGGACATTATAAAGGTTAGCTACAAGTAATTACCAGCACCAGTATTCGTCGATTATATCCTCTCTACCGACATAGATTACAACGGCAACGGAGTCTTCAAAAGTGCGAGGCACCTTCCAGTTTTATAGGAGGTGCCTCGTCGTGTTATTTGGTATATTCCATCACTTCAAAGGATTGAATCTTACTGAATGCTACATAATCTTTTCGACCTGTAAATGGGCCTTTATTAAAGTCCTTATCAAACATGTATGTCTCTTTGCCGCGACCATCTGCACGGTCATTGTACCAGTCGATGAAGTCTTGTACTTCGGATGCAGTTAGCTCAAATTCTTTCTCAAGACCACTAATCATTTTAATTACAAGAAGTGCGTTATCACCAGTTGGGGTTGGCTCTGGTTCAGGCTCCGGCTCAGGTTGTGGTTGAATATTCTTTGACATCATTTCTATTTCGCCAAGTGAGAGGGCTGCACCATCATTATTAGAAGAAATATTAATGCGATATGTTTTATAGCTATTTGGATTATCGAAAGTATATTCCTTTACTTCACCTAACACCCAATTAGTAACATTATTACGGACATCTAATACTACCCAATCACTACCATCCCAAGCTTCAAAGGTCCAATCTCTCGGATTCTCATTAATACTTAAATTATAATTCCTTGATTTTAAGGTGTATTTTGAAATAGTTTGTGGTGTTTGAAATTCATAGGATATCCATCCGGATTTTATTCCTTCGCTAGTTACCCATCCATAATCATTGGCTGAATCATTAAATGCATTATAGGGTTGATGACTCCCACTCCATTGACTACTAGCACTTACAATACCACTTGGAGTATTATTGCTTGTCATGATAGGAATCAAATCATCAGAATATTGATCTTCCGCATGACCAATGTTCTGACCAGAAAATAAAACAGAAAACATAAGGGCAAAGCGAAAGAAATGCTTGCTGAGCTTCTTTGTTAAAATCATGATAATCCTCCTCGGAATTCAAAAAATGGATAATAGATCAAAACACCATAGAAATATATTACAGTTCGTTGATTTGAGCAAAACAGTAAAAGGAATAAATTCAAATCAAAGGGACAGTCAGCGAAAATAGTCAAAGTGAGTTCAAAAAAACCGTCCCTGAATTTCAGGTGACGGGTTTTCGTGTTTCCTCACTACTTATGACAAGCCGTT is from Brevibacillus brevis and encodes:
- a CDS encoding discoidin domain-containing protein, translated to MILTKKLSKHFFRFALMFSVLFSGQNIGHAEDQYSDDLIPIMTSNNTPSGIVSASSQWSGSHQPYNAFNDSANDYGWVTSEGIKSGWISYEFQTPQTISKYTLKSRNYNLSINENPRDWTFEAWDGSDWVVLDVRNNVTNWVLGEVKEYTFDNPNSYKTYRINISSNNDGAALSLGEIEMMSKNIQPQPEPEPEPEPTPTGDNALLVIKMISGLEKEFELTASEVQDFIDWYNDRADGRGKETYMFDKDFNKGPFTGRKDYVAFSKIQSFEVMEYTK